The Zhihengliuella sp. ISTPL4 genomic interval GATGATCGCCGAGATGAGGTCGCCGATCGGGAAGACGACCTCTTCGCCGTAGATGTTGGTGACAGGGATGCCGAACTTGCCGGCGGCATCGGCCTTGAGGAAGAGCGCGATGAGCGGGTTGATGATGCTGTTCACCACGGCCGTCACGACGGCGGTGAAGGCGGTGCCGATGACGACCGCGACGGCCAGATCGATGACGTTCCCGCGGAGCAGGAAGTCCTTGAAACCTTTGAGCATGGAAACCCCCAAGTCGACTGGGCCTCAGTTCGAGGCGGGAGTCGACGCAGCAGCCGGTTTGGCGCTCGTCGTCGAATCCGACTTCGATGATGCCGAAGCATCCTTCGAACCCACGGATTTGGCGCGCGAGTCCGTGCGATAGAAGCCGGAGCCGTTGAAGGTCACGCCGATCGAGCCGTACTGCTTGCGCAGGGCGCCGCCGCACTCGGGGCAGACCGTGAGCGCGTCGTCGGAGAAGCTCTGGACGGTGTCGAACTGGTGCCCGCACGCGGTGCAGGCATAGGCGTAGGTGGGCATGGCGGTCCTTGCGGGTCAGCGTCGCCGAGGCGACAGATGCAGCGTCTGCGACGGGGTCACGATGCCGTCGACCGGCTGATCGTGCACCTCACGCGGCAGTTCGTCGAGTACCTCGGAATCATAGATCACCGCGTACACCGGAGGGCACTTCTCCATGGAGCCGATGGTCTTGTCGAAGTAGCCGCGGCCCCAGCCCATCCGCATGCCCGAGCGGTCGACGGCGGCGGCGGGGACGATCATCAGGTCGACGTCGTTCACGGCGATCGGGCCGAGCACCTCGCCGGTGGGCTCCGGCAGGCCGTAGAGCCCCTCCGCGATCTCGTCGGTGTCGTCGGCGACCGCCCAGTCCAGCAGTCCGTCGGAGCGGGTGACCGGGAGGAGGACCCGGATGCCGCGGCGGACCGCGCGCGTCACGAACTCCCTGGTCCCCGGCTCCGTGGTGGTGGAGAGGAAGCAGGAGACGGAGCGGGCCCCGAGCTCGTCGACGAGGGCGTCGAGCCGTTCGCCGATCGCCGCCGCAGCGGCTTCGCGCTGGGGATCGGACAGGAGTTGACGCCGCTCGCGCAGCTCCGCGCGGAGGGCTCGCTTGGCGTGCTCGACGTCGTTAGCCATGGTCCGAGTCTAGGGCGGCCCCCACCGGTAGGCTGTGGGAATGGCTCACGAGAAGATCAAGGCTGTCATTCCCGCTGCCGGGCTGGGGACACGATTCCTGCCCGCGACGAAGGCGATGCCGAAGGAGATGCTCCCCGTCGTCGACAAGCCGGCGATCCAGTACGTCGTCGAGGAGGCGGCGAACGCCGGGATCGAGGACATCCTCGTGATCATCGGACGCAACAAGAACGCCATCTCCAACCACTTCGACTCCGTCCCGGAGCTCGAGGTCAAGCTCATGGAGAAGGGTGACACCGGTCGCCTGGAGCGCGTGATGAAGTCGAGCGACCTCGCCGACATCCACTTCGTCCGCCAGGGCGAGCCCAAGGGCCTCGGCCACGCCGTGCTCCGCGCTCGGACGCACGTCGGCGACAGCTCGTTCGCGGTGCTGCTCGGTGACGACCTCATCGACGAGCGCGACCCGCTGCTCACGGAGATGATCGCCGAGCACGAGCGCACGGGCGCCGCCGTCGTTGCCCTCATGGAGGTCGACCCGGACAACATCCACATGTACGGCGCCGCGGCCGTCGAGGCGATCGAGGGGTCGGACGCCGTGCGCGTCACGGGCCTCGTCGAGAAGCCCGCGAAGGAGGACGCCCCGTCCAACCTCGCCATCATCGGGCGCTACGTGCTGCCGGCATCGGTCTTCGAGATCCTCGAGCGCACCGAGCCCGGCAAGGGCGGAGAGATCCAGCTCACCGACGCGCTGCAGGAG includes:
- the mscL gene encoding large conductance mechanosensitive channel protein MscL produces the protein MLKGFKDFLLRGNVIDLAVAVVIGTAFTAVVTAVVNSIINPLIALFLKADAAGKFGIPVTNIYGEEVVFPIGDLISAIISFLAVAAVVYFVFVLPMNTFKAHVEARKGTPAEEPEEEPAAATEAELLVEIRDLLKTQQGPRGV
- a CDS encoding FmdB family zinc ribbon protein; protein product: MPTYAYACTACGHQFDTVQSFSDDALTVCPECGGALRKQYGSIGVTFNGSGFYRTDSRAKSVGSKDASASSKSDSTTSAKPAAASTPASN
- a CDS encoding 5-formyltetrahydrofolate cyclo-ligase, translating into MANDVEHAKRALRAELRERRQLLSDPQREAAAAAIGERLDALVDELGARSVSCFLSTTTEPGTREFVTRAVRRGIRVLLPVTRSDGLLDWAVADDTDEIAEGLYGLPEPTGEVLGPIAVNDVDLMIVPAAAVDRSGMRMGWGRGYFDKTIGSMEKCPPVYAVIYDSEVLDELPREVHDQPVDGIVTPSQTLHLSPRRR
- the galU gene encoding UTP--glucose-1-phosphate uridylyltransferase GalU codes for the protein MAHEKIKAVIPAAGLGTRFLPATKAMPKEMLPVVDKPAIQYVVEEAANAGIEDILVIIGRNKNAISNHFDSVPELEVKLMEKGDTGRLERVMKSSDLADIHFVRQGEPKGLGHAVLRARTHVGDSSFAVLLGDDLIDERDPLLTEMIAEHERTGAAVVALMEVDPDNIHMYGAAAVEAIEGSDAVRVTGLVEKPAKEDAPSNLAIIGRYVLPASVFEILERTEPGKGGEIQLTDALQELATAEGGPGVVGVVFGGRRYDTGDRVDYIKAIVQLAADRDDLGTELRPWLKDFAERL